A DNA window from Thiobacillus denitrificans ATCC 25259 contains the following coding sequences:
- the rsfS gene encoding ribosome silencing factor, which produces MNIEDKTRLVVAALEDIKARDIAVLDTSKLTSLFERMVIASGDSNRQTRALADNVREKVKEAGEHVGGMEGEESGDWVLLDLGEVIVHVMLPAVRAHYNLEELWGAGEAARVRKATR; this is translated from the coding sequence ATGAACATTGAAGACAAGACCCGACTCGTCGTCGCCGCGCTCGAAGACATCAAGGCGCGCGACATCGCGGTGCTCGACACGAGCAAGCTCACCTCGCTGTTCGAGCGCATGGTGATCGCGAGCGGCGACTCCAACCGGCAGACGCGCGCACTCGCCGACAACGTACGCGAAAAAGTGAAGGAGGCCGGGGAGCACGTCGGCGGCATGGAAGGCGAGGAAAGCGGCGACTGGGTCCTGCTCGACCTCGGCGAAGTGATCGTCCACGTCATGCTGCCGGCCGTGCGCGCGCATTACAATCTCGAAGAACTGTGGGGGGCCGGCGAAGCGGCGCGCGTACGCAAGGCGACACGCTAG
- a CDS encoding M3 family metallopeptidase codes for MNTPKGSNPLLDFSGLPRFAEFKPEYVTPAVDALLAECRAAVARAEAADTPAEWDAFVAPLEDANEKLGRAWGQASHLHSVMDSPELREVYNANLPKITVYYAELGQNEALYAKYKALAASPAFAALSPARRKVVDNELRGFRLGGAELPADKKARFMQVQEELAQLSTKFEENLLDATNDYALIIDEKGELAGIPDDVLEAARAAAEAAGTTGWKFTLHMPSYLPVMQYADSRELRQILYRAYVTRASEFGKPELDNTPLIARILKLRRESAELLGFKSYAEESLEAKMAESPREVLDFLDELAARARPYAEKDYTELKTFARDELGLDEVEAWDTTYVSEKLSVARYSFSDHEVKQYFPEPRVLAGLFRLIETLYGLHIREDNAPVWHPDVKFYTLYDRAGQRIGQFYLDLYARASKRGGAWMDDVITRRRLPSLDGRAEGMQTPVAYLNCNFSAPVGDTPDGGKKPALFTHDEVITLFHEMGHGLHHLLTQIEELGVSGINGVEWDAVELPSQFMENFCWEWDVLKHMTAHVDTGEPLPRVLFDKMLAAKNFQAGLQTLRQIEFASFDMHLHDDFDPNGVRTAQDLIDDIRKKVAVIIPPAYNRFPNNFSHIFAGGYAAGYYSYKWAEVLSADAYALFEDEAEGYGGVLNPEVGHRFWSEILAQGGARPALESFKAFRGREPTIDALLRHNGMA; via the coding sequence ATGAATACCCCCAAGGGCTCCAACCCCCTGCTCGACTTCTCCGGCCTGCCCCGCTTCGCCGAGTTCAAGCCCGAATACGTCACCCCGGCGGTCGACGCGTTGCTGGCGGAGTGCCGCGCCGCGGTCGCCCGCGCCGAGGCCGCCGACACGCCGGCCGAATGGGACGCCTTCGTCGCCCCGCTCGAGGATGCGAACGAGAAGCTCGGCCGCGCCTGGGGCCAGGCTTCCCACCTGCACTCGGTCATGGATTCGCCCGAGTTGCGCGAGGTCTACAACGCCAATCTGCCGAAGATCACGGTCTATTACGCCGAACTCGGGCAGAACGAGGCCTTGTACGCCAAATACAAGGCCCTCGCCGCGAGTCCCGCGTTTGCCGCGCTGTCGCCCGCCCGCAGGAAAGTCGTCGACAACGAGTTGCGTGGCTTCCGTCTCGGCGGCGCCGAGCTGCCGGCCGACAAGAAGGCGCGCTTCATGCAGGTGCAGGAGGAACTCGCGCAGTTGTCCACCAAGTTCGAGGAAAACCTGCTCGACGCGACCAACGACTACGCGCTCATCATCGACGAGAAGGGCGAGCTCGCCGGCATTCCCGACGACGTGCTGGAAGCCGCGCGCGCCGCGGCCGAGGCCGCCGGCACCACCGGCTGGAAGTTCACGCTGCACATGCCGTCCTACCTGCCGGTGATGCAGTACGCCGACAGCCGCGAACTTCGGCAGATCCTTTACCGCGCCTACGTCACCCGTGCCTCCGAGTTCGGCAAGCCCGAGCTCGACAACACGCCGCTGATCGCGCGCATCCTCAAGCTGCGCCGAGAGTCCGCCGAGTTGCTGGGTTTCAAGAGCTACGCCGAGGAGTCGCTCGAAGCCAAGATGGCCGAATCGCCGCGCGAGGTGCTGGATTTTCTCGACGAGCTCGCCGCGCGTGCCCGCCCCTACGCGGAGAAAGACTACACCGAACTCAAGACCTTCGCCCGCGACGAACTGGGCCTGGACGAGGTCGAAGCCTGGGACACGACCTACGTCTCGGAAAAACTGAGCGTCGCGCGCTACAGCTTCTCGGACCACGAAGTGAAGCAGTATTTCCCCGAGCCGCGCGTGCTCGCAGGCCTGTTCCGACTGATCGAAACGCTGTACGGCCTGCACATCCGCGAGGACAACGCGCCGGTGTGGCACCCCGACGTGAAGTTCTACACGCTTTACGACCGCGCCGGCCAGCGCATCGGCCAGTTCTACCTCGACCTCTACGCGCGCGCCTCGAAGCGCGGCGGCGCCTGGATGGACGACGTCATCACCCGCCGTCGCCTGCCTTCACTCGATGGGCGGGCAGAGGGCATGCAGACGCCGGTGGCCTACCTGAACTGCAATTTTTCTGCGCCGGTGGGCGACACCCCCGACGGGGGCAAGAAACCCGCGCTGTTCACCCACGACGAGGTCATCACGCTGTTCCACGAGATGGGCCACGGCCTGCACCATCTGCTGACCCAGATCGAGGAGCTGGGCGTCTCCGGAATCAACGGCGTCGAATGGGACGCGGTCGAACTGCCGAGCCAGTTCATGGAAAACTTCTGCTGGGAATGGGACGTGCTCAAGCACATGACCGCCCACGTCGATACCGGCGAGCCGCTGCCGCGCGTGCTGTTCGACAAGATGCTCGCGGCGAAGAACTTCCAGGCCGGCCTGCAGACGCTGCGCCAGATCGAGTTCGCGAGCTTCGACATGCATCTGCACGACGATTTCGACCCGAACGGCGTACGCACCGCGCAGGATCTGATCGACGACATCCGCAAGAAGGTCGCGGTCATCATCCCGCCCGCGTACAACCGCTTCCCCAACAACTTCTCGCACATCTTCGCCGGCGGCTACGCGGCCGGCTACTACAGCTACAAGTGGGCCGAAGTCCTGTCGGCCGACGCCTATGCGCTGTTCGAGGACGAGGCCGAGGGCTACGGCGGCGTGCTGAATCCCGAGGTCGGCCACCGGTTCTGGAGCGAGATCCTGGCGCAGGGCGGCGCGCGCCCGGCGCTCGAGTCGTTCAAGGCCTTCCGAGGCCGCGAGCCGACGATCGACGCACTGCTGCGGCACAACGGCATGGCGTGA
- the holA gene encoding DNA polymerase III subunit delta, whose protein sequence is MNVTSDRLPEQLARGLAPLYVLVGDEPLAAQEAGDAIRAAARAAGYSERTVHTAQGRYNWQGIFAGADNLSLFAERRLTEIRIPSGKPGVDGAKALEAYAAKLPADTLTLVSLPGLDRKTQQSRWFTALAKSAVVVEARPVERAQLPAWIDRRLARQGLHAERAALEFLADQVEGNLLAAQQEIDKLALLLPPGAVTLADVEHAVVDVSRLEADALQDALYAGDAARFAQVAKDLQDSGEAVPAILWQVASAVQLLLRLKLAQSNGESLPALMRTLWGRDKQRAPQIERALKRLSMTQIEAALGALAGVDRQAKGLDRIGDPWDSLLRAAMTLAGGERRENRTR, encoded by the coding sequence TTGAACGTCACGAGCGACCGTCTGCCGGAGCAGCTTGCGCGCGGCCTCGCCCCGCTCTACGTGCTGGTCGGCGACGAGCCGCTGGCGGCGCAGGAAGCGGGCGACGCGATCCGCGCTGCCGCGCGAGCGGCCGGCTATAGCGAGCGCACGGTCCACACCGCGCAGGGGCGCTACAACTGGCAGGGCATTTTCGCCGGCGCCGACAATCTTTCGCTGTTCGCCGAACGTCGGCTCACCGAAATCCGCATTCCCTCGGGCAAGCCCGGCGTCGACGGCGCCAAGGCGCTCGAGGCCTACGCGGCGAAGCTGCCGGCCGACACGCTGACGCTCGTCAGCCTGCCCGGGCTCGACAGGAAAACCCAGCAAAGCCGCTGGTTCACCGCGCTGGCCAAAAGCGCCGTCGTCGTCGAGGCGCGCCCGGTCGAGCGCGCGCAATTGCCGGCGTGGATCGACCGCCGGCTCGCCCGCCAGGGATTGCACGCCGAACGCGCGGCGCTCGAATTCCTCGCCGACCAGGTCGAGGGAAATCTCCTGGCCGCGCAGCAGGAGATCGACAAGCTCGCCCTGCTGTTGCCGCCCGGCGCCGTGACGCTTGCCGATGTCGAGCATGCCGTGGTCGACGTCAGTCGCCTCGAGGCGGACGCGCTGCAGGATGCGCTGTACGCCGGCGACGCCGCGCGCTTCGCGCAGGTGGCGAAGGATCTTCAGGACAGCGGCGAGGCCGTGCCGGCCATCCTGTGGCAGGTGGCGTCGGCGGTGCAGTTGCTGCTCAGGCTAAAATTGGCCCAGTCGAACGGCGAAAGCCTGCCCGCGCTGATGCGGACGCTGTGGGGACGCGACAAGCAGCGCGCTCCGCAGATCGAGCGCGCACTCAAACGCCTGAGCATGACGCAGATCGAGGCCGCGCTGGGCGCGCTCGCAGGGGTCGACCGCCAGGCGAAAGGCCTGGACCGCATAGGCGATCCGTGGGACAGCCTGCTGCGCGCTGCGATGACACTTGCCGGCGGTGAACGCCGCGAAAACAGGACACGATGA
- the rlmH gene encoding 23S rRNA (pseudouridine(1915)-N(3))-methyltransferase RlmH, with amino-acid sequence MKLQLIAVGHKMPDWINAGYADYVRRMPGDLQLALTEIKPGHRVAGADGARARQLEAARILAAITPGAVRVVLDERGTQATTRELAGWLENWMGEGLTPAFVIGGADGLDDSVKAGAGKLFGLSRLTLPHALARVILAEQLYRAACIIKGHPYHRD; translated from the coding sequence ATGAAGCTGCAGCTCATCGCAGTCGGGCACAAGATGCCGGACTGGATCAACGCGGGGTATGCGGACTATGTGCGGCGCATGCCGGGCGATCTGCAGCTCGCGTTGACCGAGATCAAGCCGGGGCATCGGGTGGCGGGCGCGGACGGCGCGCGGGCCCGCCAGCTCGAGGCGGCGCGCATCCTCGCCGCTATTACGCCCGGCGCGGTGCGCGTCGTGCTCGACGAACGCGGCACGCAGGCGACGACGCGCGAGCTCGCGGGCTGGCTCGAGAACTGGATGGGCGAGGGGCTCACGCCCGCGTTCGTGATCGGCGGTGCCGACGGGCTCGACGACAGCGTCAAGGCCGGCGCCGGCAAGCTCTTCGGCCTGTCGCGGCTTACACTGCCGCATGCGCTCGCGCGCGTGATCCTCGCCGAGCAGCTGTACCGTGCCGCATGCATCATCAAGGGGCATCCCTACCATCGGGATTGA
- the lptE gene encoding LPS assembly lipoprotein LptE has product MNRRLFLAVLPAALAAGCGFQLRRTAGIPFKSLYLDAPGGSAVAQRLRSLLTANRKTRLVTVPGEAEALLKLTQEVRSKRILSLSGAGRVTEYRLGLTLSYSIVGPDERVLAEPESLELNRDMTYDDSQLLAKGAEEQLLYRDMEDSAARRILRRLQALGGDT; this is encoded by the coding sequence ATGAACAGACGCCTCTTCCTCGCCGTGCTGCCGGCCGCGCTTGCTGCGGGCTGCGGCTTCCAACTGCGCCGCACCGCGGGCATCCCGTTCAAGAGCCTTTATCTCGACGCGCCAGGCGGCAGCGCGGTCGCGCAACGCCTGCGCAGCCTGCTGACCGCGAACCGCAAGACACGGCTTGTGACGGTGCCCGGTGAGGCCGAAGCGCTGCTCAAGCTGACGCAGGAGGTACGCAGCAAGAGGATCCTTTCGCTGTCGGGCGCCGGGCGCGTGACCGAATACCGGCTCGGCCTCACGCTTTCCTACAGCATCGTCGGCCCGGACGAACGGGTTCTTGCCGAGCCCGAGTCCCTCGAACTCAACCGCGACATGACCTATGACGATTCGCAACTGCTGGCCAAGGGCGCCGAGGAGCAGCTGCTGTACCGCGACATGGAAGACAGCGCGGCGCGGCGGATCCTGCGCCGGCTGCAGGCGCTCGGCGGCGACACTTGA
- the xth gene encoding exodeoxyribonuclease III codes for MKIAAWNVNSLKVRLPQLLDFLATRRPDVVCLQETKVPDDAFPSVELSAAGYRAVFSGQKTYNGVAILSRSQATDVSVGIPGFGDEQKRVIAATVEGTRVVCVYCPNGQSPDSDKYFYKLAWFDALSLWLMEELARHPRLAVLGDFNIAPEDRDVHDPKAWEGSVHVSPRERERFQALLQLGLKDSFRLFEQPEKSFSWWDYRMMGFRRNHGLRIDHILLTDALAASCTSSTIDRDMRKLERPSDHAPVLAEIGV; via the coding sequence ATGAAAATCGCCGCCTGGAACGTCAACTCGCTCAAAGTCCGCCTGCCGCAACTGCTGGATTTTCTCGCGACACGCCGGCCCGACGTCGTCTGCCTGCAGGAAACCAAGGTCCCCGACGACGCCTTTCCGTCCGTCGAGCTGTCGGCGGCGGGGTATCGCGCGGTCTTTTCCGGGCAGAAAACCTATAACGGCGTCGCGATCCTGAGTCGTTCACAAGCCACGGACGTGAGCGTCGGCATTCCGGGCTTCGGCGACGAGCAGAAGCGCGTCATCGCGGCGACGGTTGAAGGCACACGCGTCGTCTGCGTCTATTGCCCGAACGGCCAGAGCCCCGATTCCGACAAGTATTTCTACAAGCTTGCCTGGTTCGATGCGCTCTCGCTGTGGCTCATGGAGGAGCTTGCGCGCCACCCAAGGCTGGCCGTCCTCGGCGACTTCAACATCGCGCCTGAAGATCGCGACGTCCACGATCCCAAGGCGTGGGAAGGTTCGGTGCACGTGTCACCGCGCGAGCGCGAGCGCTTCCAGGCGTTGCTGCAGCTCGGTCTCAAGGACAGCTTCCGCCTGTTCGAACAGCCGGAGAAGAGTTTCTCGTGGTGGGACTACCGGATGATGGGGTTTCGCCGCAACCACGGCCTTCGGATCGACCATATCCTGCTAACCGACGCGCTCGCCGCGAGCTGCACCTCGAGCACGATCGACCGCGACATGCGCAAACTCGAGCGGCCGTCGGACCACGCGCCGGTGCTGGCGGAGATCGGCGTCTAA
- a CDS encoding Maf family protein — protein sequence MLVDKRIYLASQSPRRRELLKQIGIAYDVLPLRAVSGRMDVLEVAHAGEAAPDFARRMATEKAACGWRAVDLRRLLRFPVLGADTVVELDGDILGKPADRAAAKAMLARLSRSEHRVHTAVAVQHESRVDVRLSSSRVKFGALDDALIARYLETGEYLGKAGAYGIQGRAGAFVEYLEGSYSGVMGLPLYETAALLREFGLAV from the coding sequence ATGCTGGTCGACAAACGCATCTACCTGGCTTCGCAATCGCCGCGACGCCGCGAACTTCTGAAACAGATCGGCATCGCCTACGACGTGCTGCCCCTGCGTGCCGTTTCCGGGCGGATGGACGTGCTCGAGGTGGCGCACGCCGGTGAGGCCGCGCCCGACTTCGCCCGGCGCATGGCGACCGAGAAAGCGGCCTGCGGCTGGCGTGCGGTCGACCTGCGGCGGCTGTTGCGCTTTCCCGTGCTCGGCGCCGACACGGTCGTCGAACTCGACGGCGACATTCTCGGCAAACCCGCCGACCGCGCGGCCGCAAAGGCCATGCTGGCACGGCTCTCGCGCAGCGAGCATCGGGTGCACACGGCGGTGGCGGTGCAGCACGAGTCGCGGGTCGACGTGCGGCTGTCATCGAGCCGGGTCAAATTCGGCGCGCTCGACGACGCGCTCATCGCGCGCTACCTCGAAACCGGTGAGTATCTTGGCAAGGCCGGCGCCTACGGCATCCAGGGGCGGGCGGGGGCGTTCGTCGAATATCTCGAGGGCAGCTACAGCGGCGTCATGGGTCTGCCGTTATACGAGACTGCCGCCTTACTGAGGGAATTCGGTCTCGCCGTCTGA
- the nadD gene encoding nicotinate-nucleotide adenylyltransferase, with the protein MHAVGVFGGTFDPIHFGHLRLAEEMAEALGLARVLFIPAGQPPHRGTPRTPATHRLEMARRAVQGNPRFTVDGREVAAPGPSYTVDTLTSLRAELGTEVPVWLLLGGDAFLSLPTWHEWRRLFELAHLAVATRPNGGAQTGEPSSELQQEIAQRRNHETRDAPAGSVRMQAMTPLGISATAIRTALARHESARYLLPDAVLDYIHEHRLYIQP; encoded by the coding sequence ATGCACGCTGTCGGCGTCTTCGGCGGTACCTTCGATCCGATTCATTTCGGCCATCTGCGGCTGGCCGAGGAAATGGCCGAGGCGCTCGGCCTCGCACGCGTGCTGTTCATCCCGGCGGGGCAGCCCCCGCACCGCGGTACGCCGCGTACGCCGGCAACGCACCGGCTCGAAATGGCGCGCCGCGCCGTGCAGGGCAACCCGCGCTTTACCGTCGACGGCCGCGAGGTCGCCGCGCCGGGCCCGAGCTATACCGTCGACACCCTGACTTCCCTGCGCGCGGAACTCGGAACCGAGGTTCCCGTCTGGCTGCTGTTGGGGGGCGACGCCTTCCTCAGCCTGCCGACCTGGCACGAATGGCGGCGGCTGTTCGAGCTCGCGCATCTCGCGGTCGCGACCCGGCCGAATGGGGGGGCGCAGACCGGCGAGCCGTCGTCTGAACTACAACAGGAAATTGCCCAGCGCCGGAATCACGAAACGCGCGACGCGCCCGCCGGCTCCGTGCGCATGCAGGCCATGACGCCGCTCGGCATTTCGGCGACCGCGATCCGGACCGCGCTGGCCCGCCACGAGAGCGCACGTTATCTGCTGCCCGACGCTGTGCTCGACTACATTCACGAACATCGACTCTATATACAGCCATGA
- the rng gene encoding ribonuclease G, producing the protein MSEEILVNVTPQETRVAVLHLGAVQELHIERAKCRGLVSNIYMGRVVRVLPGMQSAFIDIGLERAAFLHVADIWEERHNGETERPIEQILHEGQNLMVQVIKDPIGTKGARLSTQISFAGRYLVYLPQETHIGISQKIEGEEEREQLRQKLHQLIPQDATGGFIVRTMAETAEDAEMLADIDYLRRLWSSIQSRGNCVVPCLLYQDLDLSLRVLRDFVNRDTTRILIDSRETYQRMAEFAQNYTHAVLDKLQHYGADRPLFDLHAIEDEIAKALGRRVDLKSGGYLIIDQTEALTTVDVNTGGFVGARNFDDTIFKTNLEAAQAIARQLRLRNLGGIIIIDFIDMDNVEHQDAVLTELKKALTRDPTRTTVSGFSTLGLVEMTRKRTRESLAHVLCEPCPTCAGRGEIKTAQTVCYDVLREILREARQFDAREYRILAAQSVIDLFLDEESGSLAQLIDFIGKPVSLQVETTYPQEQYDIILL; encoded by the coding sequence ATGAGCGAAGAAATCCTCGTCAACGTCACGCCGCAGGAAACGCGCGTCGCCGTGCTCCACCTCGGCGCGGTCCAGGAGCTGCACATCGAGCGCGCCAAATGCCGCGGACTCGTGAGCAACATCTACATGGGGCGCGTCGTGCGTGTGCTGCCCGGGATGCAGTCGGCCTTCATCGACATCGGGCTCGAACGCGCGGCCTTCCTGCACGTCGCCGACATCTGGGAGGAGCGCCACAACGGCGAGACGGAACGCCCGATCGAGCAGATCCTGCACGAAGGCCAGAACCTGATGGTGCAGGTGATCAAGGACCCGATCGGCACCAAGGGTGCGCGGCTGTCGACGCAGATCAGCTTCGCAGGGCGCTACCTCGTCTACCTGCCGCAGGAAACCCATATCGGCATCTCGCAGAAGATCGAAGGCGAGGAAGAGCGCGAACAGTTGCGCCAGAAGCTGCACCAGCTGATTCCGCAGGACGCGACCGGCGGATTCATCGTCCGCACGATGGCCGAGACCGCCGAGGACGCCGAGATGCTCGCCGACATCGACTACCTCAGACGCCTGTGGAGCAGCATCCAGTCGCGCGGCAATTGCGTCGTGCCGTGCCTGCTCTATCAGGACCTCGACCTGTCGCTGCGCGTACTGCGCGACTTCGTCAACCGCGACACGACGCGCATCCTGATCGACTCGCGCGAAACCTACCAGCGCATGGCCGAGTTCGCGCAGAACTACACCCATGCCGTGCTCGACAAGCTGCAGCACTACGGCGCCGACCGGCCGCTGTTCGACCTGCACGCGATCGAGGACGAAATCGCCAAGGCGCTCGGGCGCCGCGTCGACCTCAAGTCGGGCGGCTATCTCATCATCGACCAGACCGAGGCACTGACGACGGTCGACGTCAATACCGGCGGCTTCGTCGGCGCGCGCAACTTCGACGACACGATCTTCAAGACCAACCTCGAGGCCGCGCAGGCGATCGCGCGCCAATTGCGGTTGCGAAACCTCGGCGGCATCATCATCATCGACTTCATCGACATGGACAACGTCGAGCATCAGGATGCGGTGCTGACCGAGTTGAAGAAAGCACTCACGCGCGATCCGACCCGCACGACCGTGAGCGGATTTTCCACGCTCGGCCTCGTCGAGATGACGCGGAAGCGGACCCGCGAATCGCTCGCGCACGTGCTCTGCGAGCCCTGTCCGACCTGCGCCGGTCGCGGCGAAATCAAGACCGCGCAGACCGTGTGCTACGACGTGCTGCGCGAGATCCTGCGCGAGGCTCGCCAGTTCGACGCGCGTGAATACCGCATCCTCGCGGCACAAAGCGTGATCGACCTGTTCCTCGACGAGGAATCGGGCAGCCTCGCCCAGCTCATCGACTTCATCGGCAAACCGGTGTCGCTGCAGGTCGAGACGACCTATCCGCAGGAGCAGTACGACATCATCCTGCTGTGA
- a CDS encoding glutaredoxin family protein: MKAGILALTAALVAGSAPLGAAGLYEWKDAQGRKVYSDLAPPIDARNAQQKRFTGSVVEGGESYATKTAREKHPITLYANACGIPCDQARQLLAERGVPFNSKDPQASPEGQAELQKLTGRLSVPVLVVGTERVDGFESGRWHTALDRAGYPSSAIPGRKLAPPAAPASEPTPAPAPGE; encoded by the coding sequence ATGAAAGCAGGCATCCTTGCCCTCACGGCAGCTCTGGTCGCGGGGAGCGCGCCGTTGGGCGCCGCCGGCCTTTACGAATGGAAGGACGCCCAGGGGCGCAAGGTCTACAGCGACCTCGCGCCCCCGATCGACGCCCGCAACGCGCAGCAGAAGCGCTTCACGGGCAGCGTCGTCGAAGGCGGCGAGTCCTACGCGACGAAGACCGCGCGCGAGAAACACCCGATTACGCTCTACGCCAACGCCTGCGGCATCCCCTGCGACCAAGCGCGGCAACTGCTCGCCGAACGCGGCGTGCCGTTCAACAGCAAGGACCCGCAGGCGAGTCCCGAAGGCCAGGCCGAACTGCAGAAGCTGACCGGCCGCCTGAGCGTGCCCGTGCTCGTCGTCGGCACCGAGCGCGTCGACGGTTTCGAATCCGGCCGCTGGCACACCGCGCTCGACCGGGCAGGCTATCCGAGCTCGGCCATCCCGGGCCGCAAGCTCGCGCCGCCCGCCGCGCCAGCGTCGGAGCCCACGCCAGCACCTGCACCCGGCGAATAG
- a CDS encoding DNA-3-methyladenine glycosylase family protein, which yields MTARPPDYWHAACSELTAADPVMAGLIARYPDCVLGNRGDPFQTLARAIVGQQISVKAADSIWARFAALMEAVAPARLVALDRDTLATCGLSRRKVEYLVDLAGHFIDGRVEPSRWKRMDDEDVIAELVDVRGIGRWTAEMFLIFNLQRPDVWPVDDIGLQKAVALHYLEGVRPTPKVLRAHGERHAPWRTVATWYLWRSLDPAVVQY from the coding sequence ATGACCGCCCGTCCCCCCGACTACTGGCACGCCGCCTGCAGTGAACTCACCGCGGCCGACCCCGTCATGGCCGGGCTCATCGCGCGCTATCCCGACTGCGTGCTCGGCAACCGCGGCGACCCGTTCCAGACCCTCGCGCGCGCAATCGTCGGCCAGCAGATCTCGGTCAAGGCCGCCGACAGCATCTGGGCCCGTTTCGCTGCGCTGATGGAAGCGGTGGCGCCTGCCCGGCTCGTCGCACTCGATCGCGACACGCTCGCGACCTGCGGGCTGTCGCGACGCAAGGTCGAATATCTCGTCGACCTCGCCGGGCATTTCATCGACGGCCGCGTCGAGCCTTCGCGCTGGAAGCGCATGGACGACGAGGACGTCATCGCCGAGCTCGTCGACGTGCGCGGCATCGGCCGCTGGACCGCGGAGATGTTCCTGATCTTCAATCTGCAGCGCCCCGACGTCTGGCCGGTCGACGACATCGGTCTGCAGAAGGCCGTCGCGCTGCATTATCTCGAAGGCGTTCGGCCGACGCCGAAGGTCTTGCGCGCGCACGGCGAACGCCACGCGCCGTGGCGGACGGTCGCGACCTGGTATTTATGGCGCAGCCTGGACCCTGCGGTCGTGCAGTATTAG
- a CDS encoding glutamate-5-semialdehyde dehydrogenase gives MDVKSYMQTLGRQAREASRAIARADTEQKNRALLTMAAAIRRDAARLLAANAQDMEHARAAGYDAALLDRLQLSEKTVAGMAEGLEQIAALPDPVGEIDGLKFRPSGIQVGKMRVPLGVIGIIYEARPNVTADAAALCLKSGNAAILRGGSEALRCNQAVAACVREGLEAAGLPAAVVQVVETTDRAAVGELITMKDYVDVIVPRGGKGLIERITGEARVPVIKHLHGNCHVYVDDRADLAKAVKIVENAKTQRYGTCNTTESLLVARAVAAAALPQIGAMLAGKGVEMRGCPESLAILQAAGVPADKLRPAVESDWYEEYLGPIIAVKVVDDLDAAMIHINTHGSQHTDAIVTEDYGRARRFLREVDSASVVVNASTRFADGFEYGLGAEIGISTDKIHARGPVGLEGLTSQKWVVLGDGHVRA, from the coding sequence ATGGACGTGAAAAGCTACATGCAGACCCTCGGCAGGCAGGCGCGCGAGGCCTCGCGCGCGATCGCGCGCGCCGACACCGAGCAGAAGAACCGCGCCTTGCTCACGATGGCCGCGGCGATCCGGCGCGACGCCGCCAGGCTCCTGGCCGCCAACGCACAGGATATGGAACACGCCCGCGCCGCGGGTTACGACGCCGCGCTGCTCGACCGCCTGCAACTGAGCGAGAAGACGGTCGCCGGCATGGCCGAGGGCCTCGAACAGATCGCGGCGCTGCCTGATCCGGTCGGCGAGATCGATGGCCTCAAATTCCGCCCGTCGGGCATCCAGGTCGGCAAGATGCGGGTGCCGCTCGGCGTCATCGGCATCATCTACGAAGCCCGCCCCAACGTGACCGCCGATGCGGCCGCGCTGTGCCTGAAGTCCGGCAACGCGGCGATCCTGCGCGGCGGTTCCGAGGCGCTGCGCTGCAACCAGGCCGTCGCGGCCTGTGTGCGCGAAGGCCTCGAGGCTGCCGGCCTGCCGGCCGCCGTGGTGCAAGTCGTCGAAACGACCGACCGCGCCGCGGTCGGCGAACTCATCACGATGAAGGACTACGTCGACGTCATCGTGCCGCGCGGCGGCAAGGGTCTGATCGAGCGCATCACCGGCGAGGCGCGCGTGCCGGTGATCAAGCATCTGCACGGCAACTGCCATGTCTACGTGGACGACCGCGCGGACCTCGCCAAAGCCGTGAAGATCGTCGAGAACGCCAAGACCCAGCGCTACGGCACCTGCAACACGACCGAGTCACTGCTCGTCGCGCGCGCGGTTGCGGCCGCAGCGCTGCCGCAGATCGGCGCAATGCTGGCCGGCAAGGGCGTCGAGATGCGCGGCTGTCCCGAGTCGCTGGCGATCCTGCAGGCGGCGGGCGTCCCGGCCGACAAGCTCAGGCCGGCCGTCGAGTCGGACTGGTACGAGGAATACCTGGGGCCAATCATCGCGGTCAAGGTCGTCGACGACCTCGACGCCGCGATGATCCATATCAACACCCACGGCTCCCAGCACACCGACGCGATCGTCACCGAAGACTACGGCCGCGCGCGCCGCTTCCTGCGCGAGGTCGATTCGGCCAGTGTCGTCGTCAATGCATCGACGCGCTTTGCCGACGGTTTCGAGTACGGACTCGGCGCTGAGATCGGCATATCCACCGACAAGATCCACGCTCGCGGGCCGGTCGGCCTCGAGGGGCTTACGAGCCAGAAATGGGTCGTGCTGGGGGATGGCCACGTGCGCGCCTAG